CCGGTATGACACCCGAAGGCGCGGCTGCCCTGGTCGGCGGGGCGGTGACATCTATCGCTGCGCTAGAACGGATCGCCAAAACCAAGCCAGGCGACCAACTTCTGGTGACTGGCGCAACCGGCAGCGTCGGCGTAACCGCCCTTCAGCTTGCTAAACATCTGGGCGCAATGGTCACTGCCATCTGCCATTCGTCTCAAGTAGACTTTGCGCGAAGCCAGGGCGCCGCAACAGCGCTCGCTTATGACACCAAGGAACAGCTTCCACAAGAAAACCAGTTCGACACGATCTTTGATACAGCACCGTCACTATCCTTCTCGAAGGCGCTTCCCTTTCTAAAGCCCAGCGGCACCTACGTTACGACCATGCCGCATCTGGACGTGAAAGGATTTCTGCGCGCACTTGTTTCAAGGCGCAAGTGGGGGTTTCTCTTAGAGAGTGACACCGACCAGAAACGATTGGCCCGCCTATCGGAATTGATGGGGGCGGGTATTTTCACACCAGTTGTTGATAGTTCCTACGGGCTTGAAGAGGCCACGCAAGCGTTTGCGCGTCAGGAAGAACGTGGCAAGCGGGGCAAGATCATTCTCACCATATAAGCCTTGATGGAGTCAAAACGGTCCGACTGTCCCGTAAGAGAGAAAGCCGAACCGTTGAACTGACTATGAGGAACAGGATCAGTCAGAAAGGATAGATCCGAGGCATTCTCTCTTTGTCAGAGTGAATGCCTCGGATGTTTGATTTAGAAGTCGAGCTGCAGACGGGTCCCAACGAAATCGACTTCCGTATCAGCTGTGCCTGCTGCCGTTGTGAAGTCGTACTCGGCATTGCCGTAGTTCAACATTGCACGAACATAAGGGTTGAAATAATAATTGACGCCCACGGTAAGTGCTGTGGTTTCAGACGCAGCGGTACCGAAACCTGCATCATCCATGTCGATCATTTCATAACGTGCAGCGACCTCAATGGCGCCATCACCCTTCACACGACCAAAAACACCTTTGTCCGTATTGTAGGGGCGGGTTTCTCCTGTCAGGAAATAGCTTGCCATTGCGTACCAGCCGCTGAAGTCGACGTCAGCGGCGCCTGCGCCATTGCCTTCAAGCGTTGACATGTAGTACTCGCCTTGCGCGCTGAAGGGGCCAAACACCACTGCAGCTTCAGCACCGACAGTCGTCTGACCTTCCGCCACCGTCACACCGGTATCAACATAGCGCGTTCCGTTGTGGAAGTTGCGTAGCCGGATACGCGGACCGGAATTGTCATCAAAAGTACGATAGGTTCCGGACACGCCAAGATGTACGGTCTGCCTCGCTTCAACAATCGGTGCGTAGGTGCCGCGTGCTGTAAATGCGAGATCAGTGGTTGTGGTATCACTGCCATTATCAATGCCGCTCGTAAAGATACCTCCCCGCAAGGTGAAGTTCTCAGCACTTGCGCCAAGGCTTGCCCCAAGCTGACGACCAGCAGCGAAGGTGTCGCTCACCATCGCCCGCTCCATGAACGTCACATATTTAGACGATGTCTGCTGTTCCAGGCCCTGTGGTTCTTTGTGGTTCCCGAAAATCGCTTTCAGTCCGGCAACCTTCGTACTGATATAGGCATCCTTGATAGCGACACCATTGCTCGCAAAGTCAATCTGCAGTTTGTATTTCCAGTCGCCTGCGACCTTACCGGCTGCGAAGAACCGAGCGCGGCGGATTTCAGCGCCGCCACCGCTTGTATCAGCAGCACCAGTACGGTCTGCCTCGGCAAGGAAGGCATCAAGCATCAACCGACCACCAAAGCGGATGGACCAATTGCCATCACGGCTGGTGATCTGAAGCTTGCGGCTGTCGAAACTTGGGAGATTGGCAAGGCTTGTGGAAGCCGCTTCGAGCTCTGCAAGCTTTCCGTCACGCTCCTGCATCTGTGCTTTGAGTTCACGCAACTCATGCTCAAGTGCATCAATGCGCGAGTTGACGTCATAGCCTGCGAACGCACTGCTCGCAGTGCCAATTGTCAGCGCTGTCGCCAATAACAGGTTGGATCCACAACGCTTAAGTGTTTGTTTTGGTCCGCGGTTACAGTCAATTTTGGTCGTATTCATAGTGCCCCTCAGGATTTAATGCCCTTGTGCAGACAATGGGTCTGCACCAAAACGGACTTAGAACCTAAGGGGTAAAAATTGAAAAAAGACTAAACTTAGCTTAAAGACAGAATTTTGGGACACGGTTACCCAAAATTTGAACGCCCGACATCGAATGGCAAGCGAGGTCTGCCTCTACGGTCAGAAAACCATATACACCCTTAGGTGGACTTAGAGGAATCTTAAGAGCTCTCCGATAGCTGTAAATGACTCGAAGGCGTGGCAGTCCGTTGAGTGCATGAGTGAAGCAAGCCGCTGGGTGAGAGCGATGAAAAAATTGAATGCGGATGGTGTCGTCGACAGACTGACGGCAATGTTGGGGTTTCTTAATTCTCTTAAGGTTTCGGTCCGAATAGGAATTCTCGCAGCCATGGGCGTGGCGAGCGTTGTGATCCTCGGGACGACATATGTCGCGGGAGATATAAGTACCAGCGCCGCCGCAGCCGACCAGCAAGACAATGCTGAACTCGCTCAATTGGCCATGTCGGTCGAAATTGGGGCGCTTCAGATGCGCCGCAATGAAAAAGATTTTCTCCTTCGCAAAGACATGAAATATGTCGAGCGCTATGAAGAGTCCGCATTGAATGTTCTGACATCCCTTGATGCCATGAAGAGCTTGTCTGCAGCCGCGGACGTTAAGTCTGAGATTGAGACCATCGAGCAGGGCATCACCGCGCATATTGGCCAGTTTAGATCTGTTGTCAGCCTAACCCAGCAACTCGGTCTTGATGAAAACCAGGGCGTTCAGGGCAGGTTGCGGGCCGCAGTGCAGGCAATTGAAACGAAACTCGAAGAAGCTGATCTGAACGTACTAGCCATTAAGATGCTGATGATGCGCCGCCATGAGAAAGACTTCATGCTGCGGGGCGCTGAGAAATACATCAGCCAAATTGACGCCCGACGTGCTGAGTTTGATGTTCTTCTGGCAGACCTGGAACAAGCACAAGTCGCTGAAGTCCCTGTTGTTGCTGAAACCCCAGCAATTGTTGACGTGCCTCTCTCTGTTGATCCGCTCGGGGCGGGTAACGCCACAGACGGGTCGGAAGCAGAGGGAGCAGCCGATATCGAGCTGCTTCCGCAGGTTGTAGCTGCGCCAGTGCCAGCTGTCGTCGCGGCCCCGCTTGCACCGACATTGCCGGATGGGTTTAGCCGTGAGGTCTCCAGCTTGATGGATAGCTATCAGGCGGGCGTTCACCGCTATGCCGATACCCACCTGAGAGCAGCGGCGGAAACGAAGAAGTTAAGTGCCATTTTTGCAGATATGGTTCCGGCATTCGAACGCACGCTTGGCGTTGCGGGACTGGGTCTGGACGAAGCGGAACAAGCACTGGCCGCCTCCAAATCGTTCACAGGAACGGTGTTCCTGACCGTCGGCTTCCTTGTTCTGGGCGTCGTCTCACTCTTTGGCTTCGCAGTCGGACGCAGCATCACGGATTCGCTGCAACGGATGACATCTTCCATGTCCAACCTGGCAGATGGGAACACAGAGCTTAAGGTGCCCTATCTCGATGATAAGCACGAGATTGGCGAGATGGCTCAGGCAGTTGAAGTCTTCCGTAGAAACGCAATCGAACGCCAAAAGCTCGAAGCAGAACAGGCGGAGCACCAGGCGGCACGCGAGCAACGCACGCGAAAAATGGAAGAGATGATTTCGTCATTCGACTCCAAGGTCTCGACGCTTCTGAATTCCGTATCGGCGGCATCGTCAGATCTTCACGAAACCGCTGGATCAATGACGCGCACGGCAGAGCGGACAAGCTCCGGCGCGAGCGCCGCAGCGAGCGCTGCGGAGTCAGCGTCTGAAAATGTACAAACAGTTGCCTCAGCTGCTGAGGAGTTGCATAGCGCTATCGCTGAAATTGGCCGCCAGGTAACGCAATCATCCGACCTTACACGTCGGACAACAGACGAAGCTGAGAAAACCAGCGCCACCATGAACCATCTCGCCGAGGCGGCGAATAAGATTGGCACGGTGGTGAGCCTTATTCAGGACATCGCAGAACAGACCAATCTCTTGGCGCTTAACGCAACTATTGAAGCGGCGCGTGCCGGTGATGCAGGCAAAGGGTTTGCGGTTGTTGCCGGTGAGGTGAAATCCCTGGCCAACCAGACCGCCAAGGCGACGGAGGAAATCAGTCAGCAGATCTCAACCATGCAGTCTTCGACAGAGGACGCTGTTTCAGCAATCGAAACCGTCAACAACATGATTTCGCAAATGTCGGAAATCTCGACAGCTATTTCGAGTGCGGTAGAGGAACAAGGCGCTGCCACGCAGGAGATTGCAGGCAGCGTTCAGGAGGCGGCTAAGGGAACGTCGGAAGTCACATCCAATATTTCCGAGGTCGACGCAGTCACTGGCGAGAATACGCATGCAGCCAAGCAGGTAACGGACTTTGCGTCTGACCTGTCAGCGCAATCTGATGGATTGAAGAAAGAGATCGAAGGTTTCCTCGGGTCGGTCAAAGCGGCTTAGAAACAGAAACGGCCCGGCCCACATTAGAGGGAGACCGGACCGTCGAGCTGACTGTGAGGAACAGATTCAGCGACTTAGTTAGCCAAGGTGCTTTAGAGCACCTTGGCTTTTTCGTATCTTAGAAGTCGAGTTGCAGACGTGTGCCGATGAAGTCGGTGTCTACGTCAGCTGCACCAGATGCTGCAGTGAAGTCATACTCGGCAGTGCCGTAGTTCAACATCGCGCGAACATAGGGGTTGAAGTAGTAGTTCACACCAAGCGTCAAAGCGGTGCTTTCAGAAGCATCTGTGCCAAAGCCAGTGTCTTCCATGTCAACCATTTCGTAGCGTGCTGCGACTTCGATCGCACCTTCAGACTTTACGCGGCCAAACTCACCTTTGTTGGCTTTGTAAGCACGGCTTTCGCCCGTGATGAAGTAGCTGGCCATAACATACCAACCGTCATAGTCGATATCCGTGGCGCCAGCGCCATTTCCTTCGAACGTGGAGGTGTAGATCTCACCCTGTGCGCTGAATGGACCAAACACAGCGGCGGCTTCTGCACCGAAAGTCATCTGGCCTTCAGCGGCGATGTTACCTGTGCTGACATAGCGTGTGCCATTGTGGAAGTTCCGCAGGCGGATGCGAGGACCGCTATTGTCATCGAAGCCACGGTAAGAACCGGACACACCAAGGTGCACAACTTCTGTTTTCTCAGCGAGCGGTGCGAAGGTGACGCGACCTGTTGCTGACCAGTCTGTTGTTGCGGCGTCAGATCCGTTGTCGATGCCGTTTGTGTAGAAGCCACCACGGACACTGTAGTTGTCGCCACCTGTGCCAACGCTCACACCCAGGTTACGGCCTGGTGCGAAGGCTTCATTGACGAGAGAGCGTTCCATGAACGTGATATACTTGGAAGATGTCAGCTCTTCGAGACCTTGTGGTTCTTTGTCATTACCAAAGGTCGTGGTCAGGCCGGCAATTTTCGTGCTGATCGTTGCGGTCTTAATGGAAACACCATTGCTGGCGAAATCAACCTGCAGTTTGTATTTCCAGTCGCCCATCACCTTACCAGAAGCGAAGAAGCGCGCGCGGCGGATTTCAGCACCACCACCACTTGTGTCTGTACCGCCAGCAATGTCGCTCTCAGCGAGAAATGCATCAAGCATCAGACGACCACCAAACCGGATAGACCAGTTACCATCGCGGCTGGAAATCTGAAGCTTGCGAGCGTCGAACTTCGGCAGGTCGCCAAGACCTTCCGTTGCTGTTTCCAGCTCGGCAAGTTTGCTGTCACGCATTTGCATCTGAGCTTTGAGCTCACGCAGTTCATTTTCTAGGGAATCGATCCGCGAGTTTACGTCGTAACCCGCGAAGGCTGTCCCTGTTAGGCTGAGGGAAAGTGCAGCTGCTGCGACACTACCCACCAGAGTGTTCTTAATCATTAGGTATCTCCTCGTGTACTCAGGGATCTGCCCCGGTCGAGGAGACGAATAGGCGGGCTAGATGACCAGTCCGCTACACTTATGTGACAGACAGATGACAGCGCCGCACTGTTGCCCAATGAGCACAAGGATAAGGCACTAAGCCGAAGGGGTGGTGCACTCTAGGTCTGGTTGAAAACCGGCTTTCTTTTTTCCAGGAATGCCATGATGCCTTCACGTGCATCGGGCGTTCCCGAGGTGAGGTGCACGGCAGCCCGCTCATCTGCAAGGGATTGCTCCAACGTTTTCATCGGACTGCTCATCAGGGCATCGAGCATGGCTTTGACGGCGAGGCTTGGTTGAGCAGCAAGCTCTTCGGCCAGGGCAATGGCCCGGTCCTTGAGTTCAGCCAGGGGCCAGACTTCGTTGGCAAGGCCGATCCGAAAGGCTTCAGGCCCGGATATCTTTTTGCCTCGCAGGACCATATCGATCGCATGTGTGCGTCCCACGACACGAGGAAGCCGGGCACTGCCACCCCAGGCAGGAACGGCGCCTAAGTCCATCTCCGGAAGACCAATTTGGCACCCTTCCTCCGCGGCTAAACGAAAGTGGCACCCAAGCGGAAGTTCAAGTCCGCCACCGAGACAATACCCAAAGAAAGTTGCGATCCAGGGCTTGCCCATATTTTCGATCGCCGAAATGACGTTCCAACGTTGATCAAAGAAGGCGTCCTGTCCGCCTTTGGCCTCAACCCCAGCTCCGAGTTCTTTCAGGTTCATGCCGACGGAAAAGTTTTTGTCCCCCGCGCCTGTGAGGACCACCGCGCGGATGCTGTCATCTCCTGCGATGTCTGCCACCAGCTTTTCCAGCTCGTCCATGAAAGCGATAGACATGCGATTCCACGGCGCATCATTGATCGTAACAATCATGACCGCACCGCGTGTTTCGGCTACCAAAGGGGCATCAGACATATCAGGTCTTTTCTCAACGTGGATGTTGAGGAAATCCTAGCTGATTGTTGCAGGCCAGACCACGGGCATCACTCTGGCGTATCGTTGAAGAACTCTTTGACCTTGTCGAAAAAGCCAGCGCTTTCCGGATTGGTCTTGTCAGACGAGGCTTCGTCAAACTGTTTCAATAGTTCTTTCTGCGCCTTGGTGAGGCCGACCGGCGTTTCCACATGGATCTGAATGTAGAGGTCTCCATGGCGCCGTGCGTGAAGTCCGGGCATGCCTTTGCCGCGAACGCGGAACTGTTTTCCGGTCTGCGTGCCCTCGGGCACTTTGACCTTCACCTTGCCGCCGCCAACGGTCGGAACTTCCATCTCGCCGCCAAGGGCCGCCGTCGTCAAAGAGACAGGCACGTCGCAAAATAGCTCTGTCCCGTCGCGTTCGAAAAGCTGATGCGGTTCAATAGAGAGGAAAATATAGAGATCGCCCGCTGGGCCGCCACGCATGCCGGCTTCCCCTTCACCTGCTAGGCGAATGCGGGTGCCTTCCTCCACGCCCGGTGGAATGGTGACCGCAAGCGTGCGTTCTTTCTGCACTCGGCCCTGCCCATGACAGTCAGAACATGGATTTTCGATCACCTGTCCTCGGCCATGGCAGGCTGGGCAGGTGCGCTCAATTGAGAAGAAACCTTGCGCGGCGCGTACACGACCATTGCCGCCACAGGTGGTGCAATTAACCGGCTGCGATCCCGGTGTCGCCCCGGATCCAGAGCAGGTGTCACAGGTAACAGAGCTTGGAACATGGATCTGGGCTTTTTTGCCCTCATAGGCTTCTTCCAGCGTGATCTGCATATTGTAGCGCAGGTCCTGGCCGCGGGCGCGACCACCATCGCTGCGTTGGCCTCTGCGACCGCCCATAAACTCGCCGAACAGGTCGTCGAAGATATCGGACATGCCGCCCATGCCGCCCATGCCACCCATACCGCCTGGGTGCCCACCGCCCATGCCGCCTTCAAAGGCTGCATGGCCATATTGGTCATAGGCTGCGCGCTGCTGATCGTCCTTCAGAACGTCATAGGCTTCAGAAATTTCTTTGAACTTTTGCTCAGCCGCTTCATCGCCCGGGTTTTTGTCCGGGTGATATTTCATTGCGAGCTTGCGATAGGCTTTTTTGAGCTCGTCTGCACTCGCAGAACGATCCACGCCTAGCAATGTATAAAAATCAGGCTTCGACACGAGACTTCAGGTCCTTTCCGGGCCCTGCTCTGATCAGCAATCAAAGATCGCTGATCAGAAAGAGGGTGTCATAGGCGCGAAACACGCCTACGGAAGTGGGATTAGGATGCGTCTTTCTTCTTGTCGTCTTCGTCGACTTCTTCGAAGTCGGCATCGACTACATCATCCTGAGCCTTGCCATCGTCAGATGCTTCGGCGCCTGCCTCTGCACCTTCAGCGTCGGCCGTTTCAACGCCAGCTTTGTAGAGCTCTTCACCGAGCTTCAGCGAAACCTCTGTCAAAGCTTGCGCCTTGGCATTGATCTCTTCAGCATCGTCACCTTCAAGAGCTGTCTTAAGGTCCGCAACGGCCGCAGCAACAGGCGCCTTCACCTCGTCGCTGACTTTGTCACCAGCATCCTCAAGCGTCTTCTCGGTAGCGTGAACCATGGCTTCCGCCTGGTTCTTGGCTTCAACAGCTTCGCGACGCTTCTTGTCTTCATCCGCGTTCGCTTCTGCGTCCTTCACCATATTGTCGATCTCGCTATCGGAGAGACCGCCAGAGGCCTGGATGCGGATCGACTGTTCTTTGCCGGTCGCTTTGTCTTTTGCATTCACTGACACGATGCCGTTGGCATCAATGTCGAAGGCCACCTCAATCTGCGGAATACCGCGGGGTGCGCCTGGAATACCCACAAGGTCAAACTGACCGAGCAGTTTATTGTCAGCCGCCATTTCCCGCTCACCCTGGAAGACACGGATCGTCACGGCGGACTGATTGTCTTCAGCTGTGGAGAAGGTTTGCGCCTTCTTCGTTGGGATAGTGGTGTTGCGTTCGATCAACCGGGTGAACACGCCACCCAGCGTTTCGATGCCAAGTGAGAGAGGTGTAACGTCGAGGAGCAGAACGTCTTTGACGTCGCCCTGCAGAACACCCGC
The DNA window shown above is from Parvibaculaceae bacterium PLY_AMNH_Bact1 and carries:
- a CDS encoding NAD(P)-dependent alcohol dehydrogenase (Derived by automated computational analysis using gene prediction method: Protein Homology.); its protein translation is MKALSFDVPKGAGRPTLKLVNVPKPKPARGDVLVRVTHAGLNHGDYETWTGKQNKTLHKRLKTSPVLTGIEMAGVAESDGKTIKKGDLVYGYTNIFKGPWFHGEFVALKETNLAKLPTGMTPEGAAALVGGAVTSIAALERIAKTKPGDQLLVTGATGSVGVTALQLAKHLGAMVTAICHSSQVDFARSQGAATALAYDTKEQLPQENQFDTIFDTAPSLSFSKALPFLKPSGTYVTTMPHLDVKGFLRALVSRRKWGFLLESDTDQKRLARLSELMGAGIFTPVVDSSYGLEEATQAFARQEERGKRGKIILTI
- a CDS encoding porin (Derived by automated computational analysis using gene prediction method: Protein Homology.); protein product: MNTTKIDCNRGPKQTLKRCGSNLLLATALTIGTASSAFAGYDVNSRIDALEHELRELKAQMQERDGKLAELEAASTSLANLPSFDSRKLQITSRDGNWSIRFGGRLMLDAFLAEADRTGAADTSGGGAEIRRARFFAAGKVAGDWKYKLQIDFASNGVAIKDAYISTKVAGLKAIFGNHKEPQGLEQQTSSKYVTFMERAMVSDTFAAGRQLGASLGASAENFTLRGGIFTSGIDNGSDTTTTDLAFTARGTYAPIVEARQTVHLGVSGTYRTFDDNSGPRIRLRNFHNGTRYVDTGVTVAEGQTTVGAEAAVVFGPFSAQGEYYMSTLEGNGAGAADVDFSGWYAMASYFLTGETRPYNTDKGVFGRVKGDGAIEVAARYEMIDMDDAGFGTAASETTALTVGVNYYFNPYVRAMLNYGNAEYDFTTAAGTADTEVDFVGTRLQLDF
- a CDS encoding HAMP domain-containing methyl-accepting chemotaxis protein (Derived by automated computational analysis using gene prediction method: Protein Homology.) produces the protein MKKLNADGVVDRLTAMLGFLNSLKVSVRIGILAAMGVASVVILGTTYVAGDISTSAAAADQQDNAELAQLAMSVEIGALQMRRNEKDFLLRKDMKYVERYEESALNVLTSLDAMKSLSAAADVKSEIETIEQGITAHIGQFRSVVSLTQQLGLDENQGVQGRLRAAVQAIETKLEEADLNVLAIKMLMMRRHEKDFMLRGAEKYISQIDARRAEFDVLLADLEQAQVAEVPVVAETPAIVDVPLSVDPLGAGNATDGSEAEGAADIELLPQVVAAPVPAVVAAPLAPTLPDGFSREVSSLMDSYQAGVHRYADTHLRAAAETKKLSAIFADMVPAFERTLGVAGLGLDEAEQALAASKSFTGTVFLTVGFLVLGVVSLFGFAVGRSITDSLQRMTSSMSNLADGNTELKVPYLDDKHEIGEMAQAVEVFRRNAIERQKLEAEQAEHQAAREQRTRKMEEMISSFDSKVSTLLNSVSAASSDLHETAGSMTRTAERTSSGASAAASAAESASENVQTVASAAEELHSAIAEIGRQVTQSSDLTRRTTDEAEKTSATMNHLAEAANKIGTVVSLIQDIAEQTNLLALNATIEAARAGDAGKGFAVVAGEVKSLANQTAKATEEISQQISTMQSSTEDAVSAIETVNNMISQMSEISTAISSAVEEQGAATQEIAGSVQEAAKGTSEVTSNISEVDAVTGENTHAAKQVTDFASDLSAQSDGLKKEIEGFLGSVKAA
- a CDS encoding porin (Derived by automated computational analysis using gene prediction method: Protein Homology.), with amino-acid sequence MIKNTLVGSVAAAALSLSLTGTAFAGYDVNSRIDSLENELRELKAQMQMRDSKLAELETATEGLGDLPKFDARKLQISSRDGNWSIRFGGRLMLDAFLAESDIAGGTDTSGGGAEIRRARFFASGKVMGDWKYKLQVDFASNGVSIKTATISTKIAGLTTTFGNDKEPQGLEELTSSKYITFMERSLVNEAFAPGRNLGVSVGTGGDNYSVRGGFYTNGIDNGSDAATTDWSATGRVTFAPLAEKTEVVHLGVSGSYRGFDDNSGPRIRLRNFHNGTRYVSTGNIAAEGQMTFGAEAAAVFGPFSAQGEIYTSTFEGNGAGATDIDYDGWYVMASYFITGESRAYKANKGEFGRVKSEGAIEVAARYEMVDMEDTGFGTDASESTALTLGVNYYFNPYVRAMLNYGTAEYDFTAASGAADVDTDFIGTRLQLDF
- a CDS encoding enoyl-CoA hydratase/isomerase family protein (Derived by automated computational analysis using gene prediction method: Protein Homology.); this encodes MSDAPLVAETRGAVMIVTINDAPWNRMSIAFMDELEKLVADIAGDDSIRAVVLTGAGDKNFSVGMNLKELGAGVEAKGGQDAFFDQRWNVISAIENMGKPWIATFFGYCLGGGLELPLGCHFRLAAEEGCQIGLPEMDLGAVPAWGGSARLPRVVGRTHAIDMVLRGKKISGPEAFRIGLANEVWPLAELKDRAIALAEELAAQPSLAVKAMLDALMSSPMKTLEQSLADERAAVHLTSGTPDAREGIMAFLEKRKPVFNQT
- the dnaJ gene encoding molecular chaperone DnaJ (Derived by automated computational analysis using gene prediction method: Protein Homology. GO_function: GO:0005515 - protein binding [Evidence IEA]; GO_process: GO:0006457 - protein folding [Evidence IEA]; GO_process: GO:0009408 - response to heat [Evidence IEA]); amino-acid sequence: MSKPDFYTLLGVDRSASADELKKAYRKLAMKYHPDKNPGDEAAEQKFKEISEAYDVLKDDQQRAAYDQYGHAAFEGGMGGGHPGGMGGMGGMGGMSDIFDDLFGEFMGGRRGQRSDGGRARGQDLRYNMQITLEEAYEGKKAQIHVPSSVTCDTCSGSGATPGSQPVNCTTCGGNGRVRAAQGFFSIERTCPACHGRGQVIENPCSDCHGQGRVQKERTLAVTIPPGVEEGTRIRLAGEGEAGMRGGPAGDLYIFLSIEPHQLFERDGTELFCDVPVSLTTAALGGEMEVPTVGGGKVKVKVPEGTQTGKQFRVRGKGMPGLHARRHGDLYIQIHVETPVGLTKAQKELLKQFDEASSDKTNPESAGFFDKVKEFFNDTPE